Within Caulobacter segnis, the genomic segment GCGTCGTTGCCGTGCGCCGGACGGCCAGCCCACGCCAAGCCGATGCGGCGATAGCCGGGAGAAACGAGTTCGTCCAGTCGACGGCGCCAGCGCTCTACAAGCGCCTGGTCGGCGCGGAGATAGGGGTTTGCGGCCGGGATGGCCGCTGGATCGCCGCCCAATCTATGTGGCAGGCCGGACAGGGGCGCCCAAGCGTCGAAGTCCGGGATGGTGTCCCAGGTCAGGTGGATGTCGCCGAGATAGGGGCGCAGTTGCTTCAGGATCGGCGCGATCTCGCGGCTGCACGCCATCATCGCCTCGGGCGCACGCCGAGCCACCAGAGGCAGGTATCGGCAAAATTGGATAACATCGCCAAAGCCTTGGTCCGCCACCAGCAGGAGGCGGCCAGGCGCAAGCGGTCGTCCGTCCCACTGCGGCCGAATCCCGCCATTCGGGCCGGTCACCACCGCGGGCGGAAGCGGCGGCTCGGCGCCCGGCAAGCCGTAGCGCCACTCGTACTCCCCCAGCCCTCATCGAACCGTCCCGTCGCCAGCAGGACTTCGGCGAGTTCGAAATGCGGCCCCGCCGCCTCGGGCGCCAGCGCGATCGCTCGGCGCTGGCAGGCCTCGGCGCGGTCGAGCTCTAGCCGGTCGGCAAAGGCGATCCCCAGATTGTACCAGGCATCGGCGTTGTCCTGTCCCAATCGCAGAGCATGCCTCCCGTGAGCGATCGCCTCGTCCAGCCGCCCTTCCCTACGCCGAATTTCGCAAAGGTCGCTGTGGACCGTCGGGTCGTCCGAGGCCTGGTCGACCGATACCGATTGAGGCCCGGACTGGAGGATGTCCGCCAGCCGGCGATCGCGTTCAGACGTCATAGCCGAGCGCCTCGATGGTGGGCTCCAAGATCTCCAGCGCCGGCTGCAGGTGGCGCAAATAGCTGCGATAACGATAGACCGAGCGGTCGTAGAGCTTCTCGGTGACCTGGGCGTAGCTGGCTGTGCGGGCGTAGCGTTCGTTGGTGTCGAAGCGCAGGCAGCGCGCATCGAAGTCCAGGCCCACGAAGGCCAGCAGCCGGCGCACATTGCCCTCCAGATCGCCGACTAGATCCTCGTAGCGCACCGGCAGGTAGCGCAGGGCCATTTCCGACCGATAGTGGGCGACGAGGCCGAGGACCCGCGCCAGATGCAGCGCGGCGGTCTCGACGTCGGTTGAGCAATTGTAGCCGTGCGTGAGGTTGTTGAAGGTCATCGACAGCACGATGTCGAGCGGGTGGCGGACCAGGTGGACAAGGGGCGCATCGGGGAACATCAGTCCGATCAGGCCCAGATGAGTCTCGTTGAAGGGCGTCTTGTCCGTGAAGAACCGCTCGCCGGCCATCGGCGGCAGGCGTAGGCGGGCGCGCCTCAGATAATCGTCGCGCAGCTCTTCCAGGCCGTCGCGGCGATCGCCCATCCATAGCTCGGCCAACGCGGCGGGATAGGCCACCGGGCTGTCGAACCGCGCCGGCATGGAGGCCACGATCGGCTCCATCAACCCCAGTTCGTCGCCCGCGACGACGTCGGGATGGGCCGAGAGGATCTGTTCGACTAGGGTCGTGCCCGAGCGCGGCGCGCCGACGGTGAACAATGGTTGGGCCCCGGGCGCGGGCGTCCGGATCCGCGGCAGCATCCGCAGCCGGCCGGCGGTGAAGAAGTCGAACAGCTGAGCGGTCCGTCGCGCCGCTTCGGCCGCGGCATAGGCATAGCCATGGCTTCGCACCTGGGCCTTGCCGGCGACGGCGGCGGCGAAGGCCTCGTCGTAGCGGCCCAGCCGGTCGAGGATGCGGGCCCGCGCCAGCAGCTCGTCGAAATTCGGACTGCCACGACGACGCTCGCTTTCGTCCAGCAAGGCCAGCGCCGCCTCGTGAGCGCCCTGCCGCGTCAACAGCGCGGCTTCGAAGGCCCCGGTCTCCAGGGTGGGATCCAGGGCCTTGGCTTGCGCCAGATATTCGGCGGCCAGGGCCAGGTCGCGACCAGCTTCTTCGGTCTGGGCCCGGCCCAGCCACGTCAGACCGACGCTCGGATCCAGGTCCGTGGCCTCGGCGTAGAGCGCGCGCGCCTCGTCCAGACGCCCTTGCAGCTTCAGGCACCACGCCAGATTGGCCAGGGTGATGGCGTCGCGCGGGCCGATCTCCAGAGCGCGGGAATAGTGGAACTCGCCGGCATGCGGCTTGTCGGCCTGGGTCAGGACGTTGGCCAGCAGCACGTGGGACAAGGCCTGATCGGGCGCCAGGCGAACCGCGTTTCGCGCCTGGATCTCGGCGTCCTCCAGCCGCCCCAGACGAAGCAGTTGCAGGGCCAGTTCCTGGGTCGCGGCCGTATCGTTCGGCGACAGCGCCTGCAGGCGCAGCAGCACCGCGACCTGGGCTGCCACCGGGCCCGTCGCGGCTAGAAGGCGCGCGAAAAGAGACAGGGCGTCGATCCGATCGGGCGCGCGGTCGAGGACTTGCCGGCAAAGCGCGAGCGCCAGATCGGTATCGTCAGCCTCCGCGGCCGCCACGCTTCGCGTCAGGTCGTCGGCGAACGCGTGCTCGGCGAACGGCGGGACGAAGGCGCTCTGGGCGCAGCACCGGACGGCGCGCAAGCCGCTTCCGCAGTCGCAGGCGTCTTCGGAGTCGGTGGAGTTGGTCACGAAAGCTGGAACACGTTTGCCGAGGGATGCGCCGCATCCGAGCCGGCGCGCCGTCGCGCGAACCTATGGGGCGTCGCAATCGAGGACAAGCGCCCCCTGCGCCCACAGCGATCGACCCATTTTGGGTTTAGCGGGACAATATCCTTCTCAACGTTAACGAAAGTGGACCTTTTTGTGGCGACCTTGCGGCGAAATCACTTTCCTGGTGCAGTTCATGTCTC encodes:
- a CDS encoding tetratricopeptide repeat protein, whose translation is MTSERDRRLADILQSGPQSVSVDQASDDPTVHSDLCEIRRREGRLDEAIAHGRHALRLGQDNADAWYNLGIAFADRLELDRAEACQRRAIALAPEAAGPHFELAEVLLATGRFDEGWGSTSGATACRAPSRRFRPRW
- a CDS encoding tetratricopeptide repeat-containing sulfotransferase family protein, with product MTNSTDSEDACDCGSGLRAVRCCAQSAFVPPFAEHAFADDLTRSVAAAEADDTDLALALCRQVLDRAPDRIDALSLFARLLAATGPVAAQVAVLLRLQALSPNDTAATQELALQLLRLGRLEDAEIQARNAVRLAPDQALSHVLLANVLTQADKPHAGEFHYSRALEIGPRDAITLANLAWCLKLQGRLDEARALYAEATDLDPSVGLTWLGRAQTEEAGRDLALAAEYLAQAKALDPTLETGAFEAALLTRQGAHEAALALLDESERRRGSPNFDELLARARILDRLGRYDEAFAAAVAGKAQVRSHGYAYAAAEAARRTAQLFDFFTAGRLRMLPRIRTPAPGAQPLFTVGAPRSGTTLVEQILSAHPDVVAGDELGLMEPIVASMPARFDSPVAYPAALAELWMGDRRDGLEELRDDYLRRARLRLPPMAGERFFTDKTPFNETHLGLIGLMFPDAPLVHLVRHPLDIVLSMTFNNLTHGYNCSTDVETAALHLARVLGLVAHYRSEMALRYLPVRYEDLVGDLEGNVRRLLAFVGLDFDARCLRFDTNERYARTASYAQVTEKLYDRSVYRYRSYLRHLQPALEILEPTIEALGYDV
- a CDS encoding glycosyl transferase family 8, whose amino-acid sequence is MPGAEPPLPPAVVTGPNGGIRPQWDGRPLAPGRLLLVADQGFGDVIQFCRYLPLVARRAPEAMMACSREIAPILKQLRPYLGDIHLTWDTIPDFDAWAPLSGLPHRLGGDPAAIPAANPYLRADQALVERWRRRLDELVSPGYRRIGLAWAGRPAHGNDANRSMRLSQLAPLTDLDGVALVSLQKGPAQAEIGGYFGRAPLINLGGEIMDFADTLAILQSLERLVSVDTSVAHLAGASAVPVSVLLPFAPDWRWMLDRKDSPWYPTMVIHRQAAPRQWDSVIKAAATLIGSAARTSGPMD